One window from the genome of Musa acuminata AAA Group cultivar baxijiao chromosome BXJ1-4, Cavendish_Baxijiao_AAA, whole genome shotgun sequence encodes:
- the LOC135582164 gene encoding serine/threonine-protein kinase D6PK-like, with product MASSTIGEPLSEPVGQDVGLASRRPSPLQIPKPSNLEHNTASRLPKLVQEETSMHGTTEVLEGQELHHLDNGPIGPSIDGISSKKTEQSGASYLNAISDDLKQLSVQGEPLVLPRLYETVSLEANRGTEKENSERHSVKENSVSTKVSDGTNSLRKTSGSAKISDRVESGKNSMCRASTSSDVSNESTGSSISSTINKPHKANDSRWEAIQAIRARDGGFGLGHFRLLKRLGSGDIGTVYLSELTGTKCYFAMKVMDKVSLASRKKLLRAQMERDILQCLDHPFLPTLYTHFETEKFSCLVMEFCPGGDLHTLRQRQPGKYFSEQAVKFYISEVLLALEYLHMLGIIYRDLKPENVLVREDGHIMLSDFDLSLRCAVSPTLIKSSTPDSESFRRNNPAYCVQPVCIEPSCVQPSCVAPTTCFSPRLFSSKSKKARKQKLEIGNQIRPLPELIAEPTDARSMSFVGTHEYLAPEIIKGEGHGSAVDWWTFGIFLYELLFGKTPFKGSGNRATLFNVIGQPLRFPESPVVSFSARDLIRGLLVKEPQHRLAYKRGATEIKQHPFFEGVNWALIRCASPPEVPKPIVTEQTMGPVASTSQKAKTSFEKGSDNYLEFDFF from the exons ATGGCATCTAGCACCATTGGCGAACCCTTATCTGAACCTGTTGGCCAGGATGTTGGGCTGGCTTCTCGACGGCCTTCACCTTTGCAGATACCTAAGCCAAGCAATCTAGAACATAATACAGCAAGCAGATTGCCAAAGTTGGTTCAGGAGGAGACATCAATGCATGGAACTACTGAGGTCTTAGAGGGTCAAGAATTACATCACCTTGATAATGGGCCTATTGGACCTTCAATTGATGGGATTTCTTCAAAGAAAACTGAACAGTCAGGGGCTAGTTACTTGAATGCAATCTCTGATGATCTGAAACAGTTAAGTGTACAAGGTGAGCCCTTGGTGCTACCTCGGTTGTACGAGACTGTAAGCTTGGAAGCAAATAGGGGTACAGAAAAGGAGAACTCAGAGCGACACAGCGTGAAAGAAAACTCAGTTTCTACCAAAGTTAGTGATGGCACCAACAGTCTAAGAAAGACTAGTGGGTCTGCTAAGATTAGTGACCGGGTTGAGAGTGGCAAGAATAGTATGTGCAGGGCCAGTACAAGCAGTGATGTCAGCAATGAAAGTACTGGTAGCAGCATAAGCAGCACCATTAACAAGCCTCACAAAGCAAACGATTCAAGATGGGAAGCAATTCAGGCTATCCGGGCTAGAGATGGGGGTTTTGGCTTAGGCCATTTCAGGCTGCTTAAGAGATTGGGCTCTGGAGACATCGGCACTGTTTACTTGTCAGAGTTGACTGGGACCAAATGCTATTTTGCTATGAAGGTTATGGACAAAGTATCTCTAGCTAGTCGTAAAAAGCTGCTTAGAGCACAGATGGAAAGGGATATATTGCAATGCCTTGATCACCCATTTCTTCCGACATTGTATACACACTTTGAGACCGAAAAATTCTCTTGTTTGGTGATGGAATTTTGTCCCGGAGGAGATCTGCACACCCTTCGGCAAAGGCAAcctggaaaatatttttcagagCAAGCAGTCAA GTTCTACATATCAGAAGTCCTCCTAGCTTTGGAATACCTACATATGCTTGGTATCATCTATCGTGACTTGAAGCCAGAGAATGTCCTCGTCCGAGAGGATGGACACATCATGCTCTCAGACTTTGACCTCTCCCTCCGTTGTGCTGTCAGTCCCACCCTCATCAAGTCCTCCACTCCTGACTCCGAGTCCTTCAGAAGAAATAACCCTGCCTACTGTGTCCAACCTGTTTGTATCGAACCATCCTGTGTCCAGCCTTCCTGTGTGGCCCCCACAACATGCTTCTCCCCTCGACTATTCTCCTCCAAGTCCAAGAAGGCGCGAAAGCAGAAGCTTGAGATCGGAAATCAGATTAGGCCATTGCCTGAGCTTATCGCAGAGCCTACTGATGCCAGGTCCATGTCATTTGTTGGCACTCATGAATATTTGGCCCCTGAGATCATCAAGGGAGAGGGCCATGGCAGCGCTGTGGACTGGTGGACCTTTGGTATCTTCCTCTATGAGCTTTTATTTGGAAAAACTCCCTTTAAGGGATCTGGGAACCGGGCTACACTTTTCAATGTGATTGGTCAGCCCTTGAGGTTTCCGGAGTCTCCAGTTGTGAGCTTTTCTGCTAGAGATCTTATAAGGGGATTGCTAGTGAAGGAGCCACAACACCGGCTTGCTTATAAGCGTGGTGCTACGGAGATAAAGCAACACCCATTCTTTGAGGGTGTTAATTGGGCCTTGATTAGATGTGCAAGCCCTCCTGAGGTCCCAAAGCCCATCGTGACTGAGCAGACCATGGGGCCTGTGGCATCAACAAGCCAAAAGGCGAAGACCTCATTCGAAAAAGGTTCAGATAACTATCTGGAATTTGATTTCTTCTAG
- the LOC135582171 gene encoding protein phosphatase 1 regulatory inhibitor subunit PPP1R8 homolog — MYRGGLDRFKKAQSLEPYSIAISAPSKSASAPKPTNSLAESFQTQNSNLNYAQHQQHVASKFTGSEATVPAPHTTQIGGGQSTWQPPDWATEPRPGVYYLEVMKDGEVIDRIDLEKRRHIFGRQVPTCDFVLDHQSVSRQHAAVVPHKNGSIYVIDLGSVHGTFVANERLTKDNPVELEVGQSLRFAASTRSYILRKNTAALFPTLALPAGVDLPSPPDPTDEDAVVAYNTILNRYGVTKSDLSSKSKSSSGNASSGIDENRLRDRPSKRSRKNRVAFKDQVGGELVEVVGISDGADVETEPGPIGVKEGSLVGKYESLVQVTVIPKGRGQIAQKEEGTSPKGVTDKLQNILNKVKGTQKSGIYDDLYGDAFSGKVGSSWAYRSDGQTGSTKGVEEKPPSSAGKKEHGSADDNDDLFGDS, encoded by the exons ATGTATAGAGGAGGTCTCGATAGGTTTAAGAAAGCCCAATCTTTGGAGCCTTATTCTATCGCTATTAGTGCACCGTCCAAATCTGCTTCGGCTCCTAAACCAACAAATTCTTTGGCTGAGTCATTCCAGACTCAAAATTCCAACCTAAATTATGCGCAGCATCAACAGCATGTTGCCTCAAAGTTCACAGGATCTGAAGCAACGGTTCCAGCCCCACATACTACTCAGATTGGTGGTGGGCAATCCACTTGGCAGCCCCCTGACTGGGCAACAGAGCCACGTCCTGGGGTTTATTATCTTGAGGTCATGAAGGATGGCGAAGTCATCGATCGGATTGATTTAGAGAAGCGAAGACATATCTTTGGAAGGCAGGTCCCAACGTGTGATTTTGTGCTGGATCACCAGTCTGTGTCACGCCAACATGCTGCAGTAGTTCCCCACAAAAATGGAAG CATATATGTAATTGACTTAGGGTCAGTGCATGGTACATTTGTTGCAAATGAGAGACTAACTAAGGATAATCCTGTTGAGCTTGAGGTTGGTCAATCTCTACGATTTGCTGCATCAACAAGAAGTTACATACTAAGAAAGAACACTGCTGCCCTCTTTCCTACCCTTGCTCTTCCAGCAGGAGTTGATTTACCCTCCCCTCCAGACCCTACCGATGAGGATGCTGTTGTGGCATACAATACAATATTGAATCGGTATGGTGTCACTAAGTCAGATCTTTCATCCAAGTCAAAGAGCTCTTCAGGCAATGCTTCAAGTGGAATTGATGAGAACCGCCTCCGGGACAGACCTTCCAAGAGAAGTAGGAAAAACAGAGTAGCGTTCAAGGATCAGGTTGGGGGAGAACTGGTTGAAGTAGTTGGCATATCTGATGGTGCAGATGTTGAAACTGAACCAGGCCCTATCGGTGTAAAAGAAGGTAGTCTTGTTGGTAAGTACGAATCTCTCGTGCAAGTTACTGTTATACCAAAAGGTAGAGGGCAGATAGCTCAAAAGGAAGAAGGTACATCTCCCAAAGGTGTCACCGATAAGCTACAGAATATTTTGAACAAAGTGAAAGGCACTCAAAAAAGTGGGATTTATGATGATCTATACGGAGATGCCTTTTCTGGTAAGGTGGGTTCTTCTTGGGCATATAGATCAGACGGACAGACAGGATCAACCAAAGGTGTTGAGGAAAAGCCTCCTAGCTCTGCCGGTAAAAAGGAACATGGTTCAGCTGATGACAATGATGACCTCTTCGGTGACTCTTGA